The Vibrio sp. SNU_ST1 genome has a segment encoding these proteins:
- a CDS encoding sensor domain-containing diguanylate cyclase, which translates to MPQTTDPLPGLKRQTLPLVVFSVSFLITVLCFVLVMLNQKRALNMNLDSFATHQTLSLEAFIDNDVAYIGSGANFFYANDPENWDKFDRFAKQTIDDSKSLIALQWMQKVPADEIAEHTAKMKEKYPFFKLYTIPKNQAKTYGYILDGQPAFVASDIFPNTEPNNKVLGFYSSRERFDLVLDNIKQTRKANISDKVRLIQDGLDKDTKKSGMLVYHPVFEGDSDNLLGVVIGVVRTTYYFENLLASTVGDMNVYVRVSDVGFEAEDAPILFETKGYEGVTGQHITKKITLTNREWVVDFKIDSCISFNGYLVLAGIALVGTTISLLLSYIVKLQVQEKVRLYKMIDERTEELRFLANHDSLTEIYNRRAFNKVLDKAIQGDKPFSLIGFDVDKFKGINDQFGHPAGDALLVHVIQLISGSLKEGDHIFRMGGDEFGIISSVIDHDALARYLECILDTVSESHCEHKGQLLSCTLSIGAAIRDNEDIEELLQKTDSMLYLSKSNGRNRVTIAG; encoded by the coding sequence ATGCCTCAAACTACTGACCCACTACCAGGGTTGAAGAGACAAACTCTCCCGTTGGTCGTATTTTCGGTCAGTTTTTTGATTACTGTTTTGTGCTTTGTATTAGTCATGCTTAATCAAAAGCGCGCGCTGAATATGAATTTGGATAGTTTTGCTACTCACCAGACATTGAGCTTGGAAGCCTTTATCGATAATGATGTGGCATATATTGGGTCTGGTGCTAATTTTTTCTACGCAAATGACCCTGAAAACTGGGATAAGTTTGATCGCTTTGCTAAGCAAACCATAGATGATTCAAAGAGTTTAATTGCCTTGCAGTGGATGCAAAAAGTGCCCGCAGACGAGATAGCTGAGCATACTGCGAAAATGAAAGAAAAGTACCCATTCTTTAAGTTGTATACCATTCCGAAGAACCAAGCAAAAACCTATGGCTACATTTTGGATGGTCAGCCAGCTTTCGTTGCTAGCGATATTTTCCCAAATACAGAACCAAACAACAAAGTTCTTGGCTTTTACTCCTCTAGAGAGCGATTTGATCTCGTTCTAGATAATATCAAACAGACACGTAAGGCGAATATTTCAGACAAAGTTCGCTTGATACAAGATGGGCTAGATAAAGACACGAAAAAGAGTGGCATGTTGGTGTATCACCCTGTTTTTGAAGGAGACAGTGACAACTTACTCGGCGTTGTGATTGGTGTGGTTCGCACCACATACTATTTTGAGAATTTGCTGGCTTCGACGGTTGGGGATATGAATGTTTATGTCCGTGTTAGTGATGTCGGTTTTGAAGCCGAAGATGCCCCTATTTTATTCGAAACGAAAGGTTATGAGGGTGTAACTGGACAACATATCACCAAGAAAATAACACTCACTAATCGTGAATGGGTTGTCGACTTCAAGATAGACTCATGCATTTCGTTTAATGGTTACCTTGTGTTAGCCGGGATTGCCCTAGTGGGCACGACTATTTCACTGTTGCTTTCTTATATCGTTAAACTGCAAGTCCAAGAAAAAGTACGCCTGTATAAAATGATTGATGAAAGAACGGAAGAACTCCGTTTTCTTGCCAATCATGACAGTCTCACAGAAATTTATAATCGACGAGCCTTTAATAAGGTGCTCGATAAAGCGATACAAGGTGATAAGCCGTTTAGCTTGATTGGATTTGATGTCGATAAATTTAAAGGGATTAATGATCAATTTGGTCACCCGGCTGGTGATGCCTTACTGGTTCATGTGATTCAGTTGATTTCAGGCAGTTTAAAAGAGGGCGATCATATCTTCCGTATGGGAGGAGATGAGTTTGGTATCATTTCGAGCGTCATCGATCACGACGCACTGGCACGTTATTTAGAATGTATTTTAGATACGGTGAGCGAGTCTCACTGTGAACATAAAGGTCAACTATTGAGTTGTACTCTCAGCATAGGTGCAGCTATCCGCGATAATGAGGACATTGAAGAACTCCTTCAAAAAACCGATAGTATGCTGTACCTAAGTAAGTCAAATGGCCGGAATCGCGTGACAATTGCAGGCTAA
- a CDS encoding TerB family tellurite resistance protein — protein MFNSLTSMFKQLIEGQDLSKNQGTSPNIAIASLLCEVAGADHQINESERVAKLQLLQRLLDLDEEQSKVLLEQAEPKVEQSVSLYDFTSQLRDLSQPVRIDLIKAMWEVAHADGEIDPIEDSVIRKTAELLYVDHSDFIKTKLNVLGED, from the coding sequence ATGTTCAATTCTCTCACATCAATGTTCAAACAATTGATTGAAGGCCAGGACCTAAGCAAAAACCAAGGCACATCACCTAATATTGCTATCGCGAGTTTGTTGTGCGAAGTCGCGGGAGCCGATCATCAGATAAATGAATCAGAAAGAGTCGCTAAGCTACAGCTTCTTCAACGTTTGCTGGATTTAGATGAAGAGCAATCAAAGGTGCTGCTAGAGCAAGCAGAACCAAAAGTAGAGCAGTCCGTATCGCTGTATGACTTTACATCGCAACTTAGAGACTTGTCTCAGCCGGTGCGAATCGACTTGATCAAAGCGATGTGGGAAGTGGCGCACGCCGATGGGGAAATTGACCCTATCGAAGACTCAGTGATTCGTAAAACAGCCGAACTGCTTTACGTCGACCACAGTGACTTTATCAAGACCAAACTGAACGTCCTAGGCGAAGATTAG
- a CDS encoding 3'-5' exonuclease, producing the protein MNHNRVVCFDLEMCCWSEDGVGTTGEIIEVGLAEIDLASGTIVKRAQYYVKPEKDEVSLFCAELTGITPRKIEKQGRPLESVIKSMIKNFGGPKKIYAAWGRDDLILHKECIEKGIEPPFSEFLNIATLYRIQNRLKEKRIGHRAAQEAKDIEWEGRQHSGYVDAYNLAKLTLTML; encoded by the coding sequence ATGAATCACAATCGAGTGGTATGTTTCGATTTGGAAATGTGCTGTTGGAGCGAAGACGGTGTGGGAACAACAGGCGAGATCATTGAAGTTGGTCTTGCTGAAATTGACCTAGCATCTGGCACTATCGTGAAGCGAGCACAATACTACGTTAAGCCAGAGAAAGACGAAGTTTCTCTGTTCTGCGCCGAGCTAACGGGCATTACACCTCGTAAAATCGAGAAGCAGGGGCGCCCATTAGAATCTGTCATCAAGTCGATGATTAAAAATTTTGGTGGTCCCAAAAAGATCTATGCAGCGTGGGGTCGTGATGATCTTATCTTACATAAAGAGTGTATAGAGAAAGGCATTGAGCCACCATTTAGCGAGTTTTTAAACATCGCAACGCTTTATCGTATTCAAAATCGATTGAAAGAAAAACGCATCGGCCACCGTGCGGCTCAAGAAGCGAAAGACATCGAGTGGGAAGGCCGTCAGCACTCCGGCTATGTTGATGCTTATAATCTTGCGAAACTGACATTAACAATGTTGTAG
- a CDS encoding alkaline phosphatase family protein: MKPSTTSSLPLLLAGPILRKTTATEVVLWLATSSPLTGRAELYTGESKLTREAVLTCETGLVRETGFPNEKEHSDVELDQPFYTSSLEDHDSIQIGTHAWVTLIRLQGEFPTNTPLEYDVHTESGSLKELAPHLVYNGKSRVEFKISTSADYILHGSCRNPHHPSKDSLVAADNKVAEQTVAERPDMLMMSGDQIYADHVAGPTLDAIQQVIQLLGLVGESLPSDSQVNRINSSDALFESEYHLYQRDKYLPHHTTSESMIDKFFPNRGVPIFSSTDCENHLVTLSEFIAMYLLVWSPTLWQCVNRERLIENNFTQGGRQLTPTEQQQWRDESVIMDDFIAGLPQVQRLFAHIPTYMIFDDHDVTDDWNLTVGWEHAVDQNQFATQVIGNGLAAYWMCQGWGNKPESFDETFIEQAKQLFVDQPRILKQTHNVEQTDNLKQTNSETGDAATTHSVSDIEPNKHRAFIEMLSRFEEWHYTIDTSPKVIVLDTRTRRWRSESRMNKPSGLMDWEALIEFQHQLMHQEKVVIVSAAPMFGVKFIETLQKMATTIGKPLVIDAENWMAHPGSANTLISIFTHTKTPTNFVVLSGDVHYSFAYDIKLRYRRNSPNIYQITCSGIKNQFPASLLKFCDVWDRLLYSPRSVLNYFTKRKRLKIEKRSPDNQTFYRLSNRSAIGELRLDSDGKPQAITTLSGDGKITRFPEPD; the protein is encoded by the coding sequence TTGAAACCCTCTACGACATCATCTCTTCCCCTGTTACTCGCCGGACCCATTTTAAGAAAAACGACTGCAACTGAAGTCGTACTTTGGTTAGCCACCAGCTCGCCCCTCACAGGTAGGGCTGAGCTTTATACGGGTGAATCAAAGCTTACTCGCGAAGCCGTTCTCACTTGTGAAACAGGCCTTGTTCGAGAAACAGGCTTTCCAAACGAAAAAGAACATTCTGACGTAGAGCTAGACCAACCGTTTTATACCTCATCGCTTGAAGACCATGATTCGATTCAAATCGGTACACATGCGTGGGTAACGCTCATCCGCTTACAAGGTGAGTTCCCGACGAATACACCTCTAGAGTATGACGTTCACACAGAGTCAGGCTCATTAAAAGAGCTCGCCCCTCACCTTGTTTACAACGGTAAATCTCGCGTTGAGTTTAAGATATCGACCTCGGCTGATTACATTCTTCATGGCTCTTGCCGTAATCCACATCATCCAAGCAAAGACAGCCTAGTCGCAGCGGATAACAAGGTAGCCGAGCAAACCGTCGCTGAAAGACCCGATATGCTAATGATGAGCGGCGATCAGATCTACGCTGACCATGTGGCAGGCCCAACACTTGATGCTATTCAGCAAGTGATTCAATTGCTTGGCCTAGTGGGAGAGAGCTTACCGTCTGACTCGCAAGTTAACCGAATCAACAGCAGTGACGCCTTGTTTGAGAGCGAATATCACTTATATCAACGTGACAAGTACTTGCCACACCACACCACTTCAGAATCCATGATCGATAAGTTCTTCCCGAATCGTGGCGTACCGATTTTTAGCTCTACCGATTGTGAAAACCACTTGGTCACGCTGTCTGAGTTTATTGCGATGTACCTGTTAGTTTGGTCGCCAACACTGTGGCAATGTGTCAATCGAGAGCGTTTAATTGAGAATAACTTCACTCAAGGTGGGCGCCAATTAACACCGACTGAGCAGCAACAGTGGCGTGATGAAAGCGTCATCATGGATGATTTCATTGCTGGCTTACCGCAAGTGCAACGTCTGTTCGCACATATCCCTACGTACATGATCTTTGACGATCACGATGTTACTGATGATTGGAATCTTACCGTGGGTTGGGAACATGCCGTAGACCAAAACCAGTTCGCAACTCAAGTCATTGGTAACGGCCTCGCTGCCTACTGGATGTGTCAGGGCTGGGGTAATAAACCGGAGAGCTTCGACGAGACGTTCATCGAGCAAGCAAAGCAGCTTTTCGTTGATCAACCGCGCATTCTTAAACAAACGCATAACGTTGAACAAACGGACAATCTTAAACAAACGAACAGTGAAACCGGCGATGCAGCGACTACTCACTCTGTTAGCGACATCGAGCCAAACAAGCATCGAGCCTTCATTGAGATGCTGAGTCGCTTTGAGGAGTGGCATTACACAATCGATACTTCACCCAAAGTCATTGTGTTGGATACTCGAACCCGTCGTTGGCGTTCGGAATCTCGTATGAATAAACCTTCAGGTTTGATGGACTGGGAGGCCTTGATTGAGTTTCAACATCAATTGATGCATCAAGAGAAAGTCGTGATCGTTTCTGCTGCGCCTATGTTTGGCGTGAAGTTTATTGAAACATTGCAAAAGATGGCGACTACAATTGGTAAGCCATTGGTGATTGACGCTGAAAACTGGATGGCACATCCGGGCAGTGCCAATACGCTGATCAGTATCTTTACCCATACAAAAACACCGACCAATTTCGTGGTGCTTTCTGGTGACGTTCACTACTCCTTTGCTTACGATATCAAGCTTAGGTATCGTCGCAACAGTCCAAACATATACCAGATCACCTGCAGTGGCATTAAAAATCAGTTCCCTGCTTCGCTGCTTAAATTCTGCGATGTGTGGGACCGCCTGTTATACAGTCCTCGCTCAGTTTTAAACTACTTCACTAAGCGTAAACGCTTGAAGATAGAAAAGCGAAGTCCTGACAATCAAACCTTCTATCGCCTTTCAAACCGCAGTGCGATTGGGGAATTAAGGCTAGATAGCGACGGTAAGCCACAAGCGATTACGACGTTAAGTGGTGATGGCAAGATCACGCGTTTTCCGGAACCGGACTAA
- a CDS encoding Hsp70 family protein has translation MEHQTQPSSHEPFSQGQSSQDREHSQEQQAPKFSVGIDLGTTHCVLSFIDTTNEDARVEVMPIPQLTAPGTVETRSQLGSFLYQPHEHEMNAGSRVLPWSSEPKALVGAIARNLGSKTPIRLVASAKSWLCHGGVNRRDAFLPAGSPEEVEKVSPLKTTELYLEHLKDAWNHANPEHKLADQDVTITVPASFDPAARDLTAEAARNVGFTHLTLLEEPQAALYSWIDNSNDTWRDEVDVGDIVLVVDIGGGTTDLSLVEVTQDDGNLSLNRIAVGEHILLGGDNMDLALAYRLKMKLAQEGKELAPWQVQAMTHACRDAKEALLNDADLQSVPIVVPSRGSKLLGATLKTELTQQEVQQTLVDGFFPQVAVTDHPVQKTRGALTQMGLPYAQDAGITRHIAAFLSKQANALSGNSETAQQDFNPFANMPGMPGTEAQGSEAPAADFIKPTAVLFNGGVLKSNLLADRLSDTINEWLINADAEFAKQLSGLDLDLAVASGASYYGAVRRGQGVRIRGGIASSYYVGIESAMPAIPGMAPPMEALCVAPFGMEEGSSVQVPSQEFGLVIGQPVHFQFFGSTTRRDDEAGTHLDHWTPEDLDELPEIQVTLPVSEGRREGEVVPVTLASRVTELGTLYLEAIATDNGQKWHVEFDVREDTNSDSNEEA, from the coding sequence ATGGAACACCAAACTCAGCCTTCATCACACGAACCGTTTTCTCAAGGGCAATCTTCTCAAGACCGAGAGCATTCACAAGAACAGCAAGCGCCTAAGTTCAGTGTTGGTATTGATTTAGGTACTACGCACTGCGTTTTGTCTTTCATCGATACAACTAATGAAGACGCTCGCGTTGAGGTAATGCCAATTCCTCAACTGACGGCACCTGGTACAGTAGAAACTCGCAGCCAACTTGGCTCGTTCCTATACCAACCGCACGAACATGAAATGAATGCGGGTTCACGCGTTCTGCCTTGGTCTTCTGAGCCTAAAGCACTGGTTGGTGCTATTGCTCGTAACCTTGGTTCTAAAACCCCTATCCGCTTGGTCGCAAGTGCTAAATCTTGGCTATGCCACGGTGGTGTGAACCGTCGTGATGCGTTCCTTCCTGCAGGCAGCCCTGAAGAAGTTGAAAAAGTATCTCCGCTTAAGACAACTGAGTTGTACCTTGAGCACCTTAAAGACGCTTGGAACCATGCTAACCCAGAACACAAACTGGCAGACCAAGATGTAACGATCACCGTTCCGGCTTCGTTTGATCCTGCGGCTCGTGACCTAACAGCTGAAGCTGCTCGTAATGTTGGTTTCACTCATCTAACGCTGTTAGAAGAGCCTCAAGCAGCTCTTTACAGCTGGATTGATAACAGCAACGACACATGGCGTGACGAAGTAGACGTTGGCGACATCGTTCTTGTTGTCGATATCGGTGGCGGTACTACCGACCTTTCGTTAGTTGAAGTCACTCAAGACGACGGCAACCTAAGCCTGAATCGTATCGCTGTAGGTGAACACATCCTACTTGGCGGCGACAACATGGACTTAGCATTAGCTTACCGCCTGAAAATGAAACTGGCTCAAGAAGGCAAAGAATTGGCGCCTTGGCAGGTTCAAGCAATGACTCACGCATGTCGTGATGCGAAAGAAGCTCTGCTAAACGATGCTGATCTTCAATCTGTGCCTATCGTTGTTCCAAGCCGTGGCTCTAAGCTGCTTGGCGCGACACTGAAAACAGAACTGACTCAGCAAGAAGTGCAACAAACATTGGTTGATGGCTTCTTCCCACAAGTGGCGGTAACGGATCATCCGGTACAAAAAACACGTGGTGCACTGACTCAAATGGGTCTGCCTTACGCTCAAGATGCGGGTATCACTCGTCATATCGCTGCATTCCTTTCTAAGCAAGCCAATGCGCTTTCTGGAAATAGTGAAACGGCTCAGCAAGATTTCAACCCGTTTGCAAACATGCCAGGTATGCCCGGTACAGAAGCGCAAGGGTCAGAAGCGCCAGCGGCAGACTTCATCAAACCAACAGCGGTACTGTTCAATGGTGGTGTTCTAAAATCTAACCTACTTGCTGATCGTCTTTCAGACACGATCAATGAATGGCTAATTAATGCAGACGCTGAATTCGCTAAACAGCTTTCAGGCCTAGATCTAGATCTAGCAGTTGCAAGTGGCGCTTCTTACTACGGCGCAGTACGTCGTGGCCAAGGCGTTCGTATCCGCGGTGGTATCGCCTCTTCTTACTACGTAGGAATCGAGAGCGCGATGCCAGCAATCCCAGGTATGGCTCCTCCTATGGAAGCACTGTGTGTTGCACCATTTGGTATGGAAGAAGGTTCAAGCGTACAAGTGCCTAGCCAAGAGTTCGGTCTAGTGATTGGCCAGCCTGTTCACTTCCAATTCTTCGGTTCAACTACACGCCGTGATGATGAAGCGGGTACGCATCTTGATCACTGGACTCCAGAAGATCTTGATGAACTTCCTGAAATCCAAGTGACACTGCCTGTTTCTGAAGGTCGTCGCGAAGGTGAAGTGGTTCCGGTTACTTTGGCGTCTCGTGTTACTGAATTAGGCACGTTATACCTAGAAGCGATTGCCACTGACAATGGTCAGAAATGGCACGTTGAGTTCGACGTTCGTGAAGATACGAATAGCGACTCAAACGAAGAAGCATAA
- a CDS encoding DUF2760 domain-containing protein: MIVDLNLIPQTFDMLHAGLTASSVLLLLIAVSRKTQVVEKVVEKPVEKIVEVEKPVEKIVEVEKVVEVEKVIEKVVEVESKLATAPTDSAMQLLSIMQQEARLIDFLKEDLTSFSDEEVGAAARVIHTGGQKVLADYVTLSHIRTEDEETRITVAEGFNPQEVRLTGNVTGNAPFNGTLVHKGWKATDMNLPKLAENYDASVIAPAEVEL, translated from the coding sequence ATGATCGTTGATTTGAACCTAATCCCACAGACGTTTGATATGCTTCACGCAGGCCTGACTGCATCAAGCGTTTTACTACTGCTAATCGCCGTTTCTCGTAAAACCCAAGTGGTTGAGAAAGTTGTAGAGAAACCAGTAGAAAAGATCGTTGAAGTTGAAAAACCAGTTGAGAAGATTGTTGAAGTTGAGAAAGTTGTTGAAGTTGAAAAGGTCATCGAAAAAGTGGTTGAAGTTGAATCTAAGCTAGCAACAGCACCGACAGATTCTGCAATGCAACTACTGTCTATCATGCAGCAAGAAGCACGTTTAATCGACTTCCTAAAAGAAGACCTAACGTCGTTCTCTGATGAAGAAGTGGGTGCAGCAGCTCGTGTTATTCACACTGGCGGCCAAAAGGTACTAGCTGATTACGTCACGCTTTCACACATCCGCACTGAAGATGAAGAAACGCGCATCACGGTAGCTGAAGGTTTCAACCCACAAGAAGTCCGCCTAACAGGCAACGTAACCGGTAACGCACCATTCAATGGCACACTGGTTCACAAAGGTTGGAAAGCAACTGACATGAACCTGCCTAAGCTTGCTGAAAACTACGATGCATCTGTAATTGCACCGGCAGAGGTAGAGCTATAA